From Eubalaena glacialis isolate mEubGla1 chromosome 17, mEubGla1.1.hap2.+ XY, whole genome shotgun sequence, a single genomic window includes:
- the PLAG1 gene encoding zinc finger protein PLAG1, translated as MATVIPGDLSEVRDTQKVPSGKRKRGETKPRKNFPCQLCDKAFNSVEKLKVHSYSHTGERPYKCIQQDCTKAFVSKYKLQRHMATHSPEKTHKCNYCEKMFHRKDHLKNHLHTHDPNKETFTCEECGKNYNTKLGFKRHLALHAATSGDLTCKVCLQTFESTGVLLEHLKSHAGKSSGGVKEKKHPCEHCDRRFYTRKDVRRHMVVHTGRKDFLCQYCAQRFGRKDHLTRHMKKSHNQELRKVKTEPVDFLDPFTCNVSVPIKDELLPVMSLPSSELLSKPFTNTLQLNLYNTPFQSMQSSGSAHQMITTLPLGMTCPIDMDAVHPSHHLSFKYPFSSTSYAISIPEKEQPLKGEIESYLMELQGSVPPSSQDSQASSSKLALEPQIGSLDDGTGDLSLSKSSISISEPLNTAALDFSQLFNFIPLSGPPYNPISVGSLGVSSPQEEAHSSVAQLPPQTQDLPDPASTIGLGSLHSLSAAFTSSLSTSTTLPRFHQAFQ; from the exons ATGGCCACTGTCATTCCTGGTGATTTGTCAGAAGTAAGAGATACCCAGAAAGTCCCTTCAGGGAAACGTAAGCGTGGTGAAACCAAACCAAGAAAAAACTTTCCTTGCCAACTGTGTGACAAGGCCTTTAACAGTGTTGAGAAATTAAAGGTCCACTCCTACTCTCACACAGGAGAGAGGCCCTACAAGTGCATACAACAAGACTGCACGAAAGCCTTTGTTTCTAAGTACAAATTACAAAG GCACATGGCCACGCACTCTCCCGAGAAAACCCACAAGTGTAATTACTGTGAGAAGATGTTTCACCGGAAGGACCACCTGAAGAATCACCTGCACACACACGACCCCAACAAAGAGACGTTCACGTGCGAGGAGTGCGGCAAGAACTACAACACCAAGCTCGGCTTCAAGCGGCACCTGGCCTTGCACGCGGCCACGAGCGGCGACCTCACGTGCAAGGTCTGCCTGCAGACGTTCGAGAGCACGGGCGTGCTGCTGGAGCACCTGAAGTCCCACGCGGGCAAGTCGTCGGGGGGCGTGAAGGAGAAGAAGCACCCGTGCGAGCACTGCGACCGCCGCTTCTACACGCGCAAGGACGTGCGCAGACACATGGTGGTGCACACGGGAAGGAAGGACTTCCTCTGCCAGTACTGCGCGCAGAGGTTCGGGCGCAAGGACCACCTGACGCGGCACATGAAGAAGAGTCACAACCAGGAACTCCGGAAGGTCAAGACGGAGCCCGTGGACTTCCTGGATCCCTTTACCTGCAACGTCTCCGTGCCCATCAAGGACGAGCTCCTCCCGGTGATGTCCTTGCCTTCCAGCGAACTGTTGTCGAAGCCGTTCACAAACACGCTGCAGCTGAACCTCTACAACACTCCTTTCCAGTCAATGCAGAGCTCGGGGTCTGCCCACCAGATGATCACAACTCTGCCCTTGGGCATGACGTGCCCGATAGACATGGATGCTGTCCACCCCTCTCACCACCTTTCTTTCAAATACCCGTTCAGTTCTACCTCATACGCGATTTCCATCCCCGAAAAGGAACAGCCGCTGAAGGGGGAGATCGAGAGCTACCTGATGGAACTGCAAGGCAGCGTGCCCCCCTCTTCCCAGGACTCTCAAGCATCGTCGTCTAAACTAGCGTTGGAGCCGCAGATCGGGTCCCTGGATGACGGCACAGGGGACCTCTCCCTGTCCAAAAGCTCGATTTCCATCAGCGAGCCCCTGAACACAGCAGCATTGGACTTTTCTCAGCTGTTTAATTTCATACCATTAAGCGGTCCCCCCTATAACCCCATATCGGTGGGGAGCCTTGGGGTGAGCTCTCCCCAGGAGGAGGCACATTCTTCTGTGGCTCAGCTCCCGCCACAAACCCAGGATCTTCCGGATCCTGCCAGCACCATAGGTCTGGGCTCTCTGCACTCACTGTCAGCAGCCTTCACCAGTAGTTTAAGCACAAGTACAACGCTGCCGCGTTTCCATCAAGCTTTCCAGTAG